A DNA window from Parabacteroides johnsonii DSM 18315 contains the following coding sequences:
- the ssb gene encoding single-stranded DNA-binding protein yields the protein MSLNKVILIGNVGRDPEVRYFDSGAAVANFPLATSERGYTLANGTVVPERTEWHNVVVRRDLVSFVEKWVKKGSGLYVEGKIRTRSYDDQSGVKRYVTEIHADRVEFYSTGSGMNRDNASGTGMTGTQPQTAQPSTGYQQATGYQQPASGQPDTSLDSNSADDLPF from the coding sequence ATGTCATTGAATAAAGTTATATTGATCGGCAATGTCGGACGTGATCCGGAAGTACGTTACTTTGATAGTGGCGCTGCTGTTGCTAACTTCCCGCTTGCTACTTCCGAGAGAGGTTATACGTTGGCCAATGGTACGGTTGTTCCGGAACGTACGGAATGGCACAATGTGGTCGTTCGTCGTGATTTGGTTTCCTTTGTTGAAAAATGGGTGAAGAAAGGTTCCGGACTCTATGTGGAAGGCAAGATTCGTACGCGTAGTTACGACGACCAGTCCGGCGTGAAGCGGTATGTGACGGAAATCCATGCCGACCGTGTCGAATTTTACAGCACCGGTTCGGGTATGAATCGTGACAACGCTTCCGGTACGGGAATGACAGGAACACAACCTCAGACCGCCCAGCCATCTACTGGATACCAGCAGGCGACAGGCTACCAGCAACCTGCATCCGGACAACCGGACACATCTTTAGATTCCAACAGTGCGGACGATCTTCCGTTCTGA